Part of the Spinacia oleracea cultivar Varoflay chromosome 5, BTI_SOV_V1, whole genome shotgun sequence genome, ATGTACAAAAGATCAATAATATATCATACCAAGTGATTTATCTGAAATCTTTTCAAAACTAATCTCGAGTTCACTTAGCCTGATTGCCTTGTTTCAGGCCCCTGTTACTATTTTTGGATGTGACTATATTTCTATTTTACTCCAATGACACCACTTATTACTACATTTCCCAGTTCCTACGACGTCTCTGACGAGTGACGACAATCACAAGTTCAATAAGTTGATAAACAGACAGTTCATATACAACCTGACATTCTGTAAGTGTTAATACTGCAAAATTAACTTaagaagagaagaaaagaatTCAAAGGCAAGAAGCACAACATTAGTATAATGTGTGTTTATgcttgaaacatgtataaaactTCGCTCGGGAAAATTCTCTCAGTACTATACTCAGCAAGTTACATTTCACTCTGGAATTACAGAAGTAACATTTTCTGAAAGCAAATATTACAGAATTTTTCAGGCTTAGGCCACTGTGTTCTCAGTCGCCCCTTCTGCTACTCCATTCGTAACACCATTGGTAACTCCATTTGCAACCCCATTAGAAACTCCGTTAGCACGATGTTGAGTTGCCAATTGACTGAAATTACCCTTCTGTTTGAACAGCTGAGAGTGGTGGTGCCGACAGTAGAGGCGGTGGTCGTGGGCTACATAATTAGAAGGGCTGATAACACATCCACCGTGACTGCACCTGAAGCACCCTTTGTGATAAGAATCGCCATCAACTGCCACCTGAAACCCAGAAAAAAAATTTACCAGAAAGTTCAATGCTTAGCAAGCCTTAAAGAGATGTAGAAACTATGATGAGTTGAGTAGAGTCTCACCTTTTCGATTGGGTAAACTGTTTTCTTGCAAGTCACACACTTCTCTTGAGTACCACCAAACATGCTTGAGAGTTTGTTACTGTTTTGACCCTGCTCAAATCATCAATGAAGAAAATATGAACTTAGTTTTGCTACCAAGTTTTTTCTTCCCCCTCCATTAAACCTTTCTAACATGTaagatttgaagaagaagacatTTCACATAGAAGTCTGGCTAATTGCGTAACAGTTTGCATATTAATGCCCTTttttttccacttatttcaggaaaataaattcagataagacaagttaaggaaaaataagggttgacgaagtacaatttataattaaaataagttttggtaagttcagataagataagttcagaaaaataagtaaaaatcaggtgaatagaaacGCATCTGCACTGATAGCCTAACTTGTCTAACCACAGTTTGGTCATCCAGGGTTTTTAGGATGGTTCACCCTAGTTAGTTGACTAACTAATTACACGAATTGACTTTTTCTTTCAAATAATCAATAAATCAATGTATACATGAAGAAGTAACTATGTAAGTCACTTTAACTGTGAACTTACCAGCTCGGAAGATCTGTCTCTAACAGTTCTAGGAGCAGCTGCAAAGAACAAAAACAACGAAAACTTCAATACAGATGTGAAATTGCATATGAGAAAACCATGTAGAACGAAGAATAAACCGACCTTCAAAACTTTTGTCCAAACTGCCTGTCATCTTGAAAAGCTGATCAAAGTGAGGCTTGCAATATAACACCCCTTCAAAGGAGTTATAATTGTGAAGCTGCAAAATCAGTACGAAAACTTTAATCCAAAGCTTATGAAAACAAATTTGTATTAAACAATAGTCAAGTATTGTCAAATCCAGAAGCTAGTTAACTAGTTAAGCCACTAAGCTAAAGAAATGAATTTCATATCTCAAAATCTTAAACATGATAACTAATTCCTGAAAAATGCCACTATACTAAAGCTTTTCTCAATACAACTGATAACTATGGCTCGGTTTCAGCCTGATTTTACCGAGTTTGGCTAACTTTTTCGGTCCAAAACCAGTCGAGATTTTGGTAGCATTAGTGATCATGCTCATTTGAGCTGAAATACCATTAAAAATCAATTTTTGTACTAATGAATTGAGAAAGAGTGGAACTCAGTATTCTGTTTAAGACCAGATAACTCAGACTACTTGTCAGAATTGTCACACAATTAAGAATTATTAGCAACTGCCGACAAAAGGAAATTAAGAATATATTACTAGCAAACAATTGATCTATAGTACCTAATTCATTGACAGCtcattactccgtataaactactccctccgtcccgaaatacttgacctgttttctttatcgggtcgtcccttaatacttgacctgtttctaaaaatggaaatattctaacaatattatattatttctcactccacccctattaacccacctaccccctactccatacaaaaaataattaaaaattcaatccctactctcccccaaccccacctcttaacacacctcccactaactacattaaaataataccccactatcaactactacctattaaattaaataagtcaattcaagtcccttaaactctgtgtcggtcaaaccgggtcgagtattccgggacggagggagtaatatataaaaaatctccaaatattaaatatacattaaaaacAGTAATTAGTAACTGATTTTGAATTTAGAAAGGGAAAATGAATCTGATAATGTAACTATAATTATTGTTTTGAGTTTTTTAACAGCAAAAACATAAGCTTATCATGATCACTAATCTTATTATTGATCCACAATCCATTTGGGAATATAAGCAAGTTCAATCTAGCTGAGAAGAAATGAAGTAActttaatttcaaaatcatCTTATTCATATGATCAATATAATCATTTTAATCATCTCAATAACtctaagaaaaacaaaaggcagatgaaaaaattattcaaaatcagaAAAATATATGATGATCAACATCTTTATGAGATCAACCTGGGTTTaaaaactacaaaattcaacaaTAAACCCAATTCATGAAATAAACAATATGTCGAAttcaaaaggatgattcaggtAGAATGATGCAAAGAGTAAAACCTTGAGGGTGCTCTTGCAGTGATGACATCTGAAGCAAGCTTTGTGATAAACTTTACTATCAGCTGCAAGTTGATCAACCAAATATACAGTCTTTTCACAAGCTTTGCACTTCTGTGTTGTTCCTCCAAAACTTGCCATCTTTTATCACTTTTATTTAATTTCacaaaaaacccagaaaattttaacaagattttttctgtttttgatgcttttctttctctctctgaaaATTCTGTTCTTGAGGACTTTTTGTTCCTCTGCTTTTCTGTAAATATGACTTTGGGTGTGCTATACTAATAAGATTGTGACAAAGTCTGCTAGGGAGTTACAGCTCAGGAATTTTGTCACAAGACTAAACAAATTTGAAACCACTGCAAAATTTAATGCACCCTTTTTCTTTTGTCCACTTGAAGATTAGGGgttattttggtcatttcatAGGGTGTTCTCTACCATATTTATGTGCTTTAAAGTTTCAATTTGCTAGCACATTGCAAAATAGCATTAGTAGGTGAAGTTTGTGAGATCAAACCCCACTTTGGCTTTTGGGGGTGAGGTGGTGAAGATTCCATCAAGGTGATATTGGGTAGGGTTGGTCCAAGTCATGACACAACGTAACACAAAAAAAGCACGACACAACATGACACATTATTATACGTGTGAGGCTATAGATCTGGCAAATCATACTTTTTGGACAAGCAAGACAATGCACCATCGAAGAAGTGAAATTTGGCTTAGCATGACATTGAATGGTGTCCTGTGGTCTTGACTCCCTTTTAAAGGTTAAACACAAAACTAGGGATGTCAATTCTCAATCCGATCCAGTGATTCCGATGGGTTTGTCCGACCGTTAAGAATCTGAACCGTTTAGAACCCGCGAGCAAAAATTTGAAATCAAATCCgatccgattatattcaacccgaatccgaaCCCACCCCATTAATATTGATCCGATTAAGATCCG contains:
- the LOC110788114 gene encoding LIM domain-containing protein WLIM1; translated protein: MASFGGTTQKCKACEKTVYLVDQLAADSKVYHKACFRCHHCKSTLKLHNYNSFEGVLYCKPHFDQLFKMTGSLDKSFEAAPRTVRDRSSELGQNSNKLSSMFGGTQEKCVTCKKTVYPIEKVAVDGDSYHKGCFRCSHGGCVISPSNYVAHDHRLYCRHHHSQLFKQKGNFSQLATQHRANGVSNGVANGVTNGVTNGVAEGATENTVA